DNA sequence from the Gopherus evgoodei ecotype Sinaloan lineage chromosome 3, rGopEvg1_v1.p, whole genome shotgun sequence genome:
TCTTCTCACCCTTAGAGAATTAAAGATCTTTCTATAGGAACTTCGAAAAGTCGGGCTGGAGAAGCAGTACACGATGGGGTCCAAAGTACTGTTGAGATAGGTCCAGCAGATAGTAACATCAAATACATTCACAGAAAAACGAAATGCTGCACAACTTTCAAAGCTTTGGAGAATATACACAAGCACTCTGCCCAACACGCTAGGCAGGAAGCAAACtccaaacaccaccaccactgcaaTCACTAACAACATGGCTTTCTGCAGCTTAGGTTGACCGCTCAACTCACGGGGGCTCTTCTTCAGCTTCCCGATGACGCCAACTGTGCAGAACAAAATTAGGCCAAAGGGAACGAGAAACTCCAAAAAGAATATGATGACGTGCCAGATGCTGTAGAAATTGGCCTCTCCTTGTAGGGTGAAACTGCAGCACTCAGTAGAGTTTTTGGATCGAGGGGCAACCAGGATCTCAACAGTCAATCCAATTGCTAAAAGCCAAACCAAGCACGCAATGACTCTGGCATTCCTAGCTGTGAGAAAGCTGGTTTTATTGTTAGGGTGGACCACCCGGAAATAGCGATCCAGAGCCACCGCAGTGAGGAATGCGATGGAGacagcttgggaaagagacagTGTGAAGAATATTACCGAACAGAGTAGATCTCTATAATCCCATTTCTCTATAGTGCTAAACCTGAGAGCAAGCACCAGTCGAAACGGCAGGCAAATGCTCAGCAAGACATCTGCGATAACCAGGTTGAGCAAGTATACAGTGTGTGGCTTCCAAATTTTCAAACGGAAGTAGAACGTCCACAGAGCAATAGCATTGCTTGTGAGTCCCAGCAAAAATTCCAAAATTAGTAGGATGTTCATGGCGATTTCCACAGCCTCATTGTAAACAGAGCAGTTAGAATTTGTCATTTTCTGCTGGCTCCTCAAAAGGACTGAAAAACTGAAACCCGTCTGGATCATGTTACACTTCAAAGCCCACCCCCAAAAAAGGGTTTCTTTTCCTCCTAATACTGTAATTACTTCTGCATTTCTCAGAAAAGGAAGTATACCATCAGCATCAGGAGGTCAAAAGTAAATCACTATTAAGCATcagtaaataaaatgtaaattgtaCTCCGtatgtatgtatatttatatatatagatGTGTGTACACAAAACCACACACAGAATGGTTTCCTGTACATGAAATCTTGACCTGAATCTGCACCTCCTGTGAAGCACTGAGCATTCAATTCCCAGTGAAAAAATGTAAATTGAGGATGCTCAGCTCCTTGTATGATCTGACTCTATTTATGCTTTACAGATGTAAAACCCCAGAAAAGTGTTAAGTGTTATTTAGCCTTCCATGGTACAAACATATCACTATTATATTGCCATCCTTTTTAGGGAAAAGAAAATATGGTGACTTATTGTGAAAATCAGTATCCCAATAAGAGAGATGATTTCATTTTAATGTACCACTTCTATGCAGCTAAAAAAAGGGCGGGGTGGCATGTTTCTGTGTGTCTGAACAATGGTACTTCAAGTCTCGTTACTAACGAGTCACTAGCACTGGATTAAATGACACTAATTACACTGCCATTCCCAGAGAATATACTGGAAATGCAGTAACATAATGTAACATGATTTCTTCCCCAGTGTGCTTAAAATAACTCCAGTTTCTGGAACTGAAAgtctttgaacattttttttttaaaacccaaatGACACTTCTCTCTCTGAcccttttctctctgtgtgtgtaacacacacacacagactatgTGTTATGTTTTTTTCTTCAGTACCCTTCTCCTCATAGGGCCGACTCTGTGGGAATTCCAGGGCTaagcgcccctccccccagcacctcccacctgccagcagccccgccaatcaactccttcccttcccacccagtgcctcctgcccatcacggatcagctgttccatggcgtgcagaaggcgctgggagggaggggaaggagcaggaatgGGGCTTGCTCGGGAGAGGGGTGGGACtggatgagaagaggcagggtgggggcagagcaggggtggggaatttggggaaggggtgcagtgggggcagggtcttgggctGAGAAGGGGAGGTTGAGCACCCCCGGGGAAAGTTGGAAGCTATACTTCTCCTCCTAGAATTGCTCAGCTTTCTCCACAGGACTGACTGCTTTCTCCAAGCCCTTCAGAGGGTAGCAGTGGCACGCACACTTGATTGGTGCTTCACAGGGAGAGAGTCAGCCAAATGCCAGCTGCTCTCTTTCCCCGGCTGTGTGCAAAAGGAATCTGTGATTGGCGAGCTCCTATCTAGGAATCCAGGAGCCACCCAGAAATCCAAGGGAAAATCTGTGAATTCCAGGGAAATGTAGAACAGGTGGGGAGATGCAGAGGTGTCTTCCCTAAATCTGGAGTGCTCCAGGGGCTGGTGCAGCCCCAggtacaagttagagcagccccaaggtGGTCTATGCTGTGGCCTTTGATGCAGCCTAGAGTAACTGCTGTTGCAGTTGCTTAAAAGGGCTGCTTCGAAGGGCAGAATCTGTCCCCATGCCtcacaatacccacatgaggtgCGGTAGGTGAGCAGTGTCCCTCTTCAAAGAGTCTGCTCCAAGTGTGGAAGAAGAAGGCTCCAAGCTGGGAGTGTGTACAGGAGTTAAGTGGAGCTGTCAGGAATGGTTTGTGAGGGGTGTGACAGCATAGAAGAGACAGATGGGTGAGGAGAGGCAGGATTTAGTTgatgttcctgctttgagcagggggttggactagatgacctcctgaggtctcttccaaccctgatcttctctgATTCTAAGTGCCAGAGGCTGCAGTAGGCAGCTAGCTGAGGTTTCGGTAATgacagagaagagagaaggaaTCAGAGAAGTTGCCGTTTAGAGGAAGATGCACTGTATCTGTCTAAGAGGAAGGCAAGTCctcagtatttttgccagcaagttaaaa
Encoded proteins:
- the GPR31 gene encoding 12-(S)-hydroxy-5,8,10,14-eicosatetraenoic acid receptor; this translates as MNILLILEFLLGLTSNAIALWTFYFRLKIWKPHTVYLLNLVIADVLLSICLPFRLVLALRFSTIEKWDYRDLLCSVIFFTLSLSQAVSIAFLTAVALDRYFRVVHPNNKTSFLTARNARVIACLVWLLAIGLTVEILVAPRSKNSTECCSFTLQGEANFYSIWHVIIFFLEFLVPFGLILFCTVGVIGKLKKSPRELSGQPKLQKAMLLVIAVVVVFGVCFLPSVLGRVLVYILQSFESCAAFRFSVNVFDVTICWTYLNSTLDPIVYCFSSPTFRSSYRKIFNSLRVRRNEVEPQSLDISKDSES